A stretch of the Meles meles chromosome 19, mMelMel3.1 paternal haplotype, whole genome shotgun sequence genome encodes the following:
- the DLL3 gene encoding LOW QUALITY PROTEIN: delta-like protein 3 (The sequence of the model RefSeq protein was modified relative to this genomic sequence to represent the inferred CDS: inserted 2 bases in 2 codons; substituted 1 base at 1 genomic stop codon) has translation MVSPQIPQLLSRTVILALIFLPQARPAGVFELQIHSFGPGPGPGAPRSPCTAQGPCRLFFRVCLKPGVSEEAAESPCALGAALTARGPVYTQQRPEAPAPDLPLPDGFMRVPFRETWPGTFSLIIETWREELEQIGGPAWSLLARVAGRRRLAAGGPWARDVQRAGAWELRFSYRARCEPPAVGAACARLCSSRSAPSRCGSGLRPCTPVDDECVATPACRQGCSPDHGFCEQPNECRCLEGWTGPLCTIPVSSSCLTPMGPSPATPGCLVPRPGPCDGNPCANGGSCSETPGSFECACPRGFYGLRCEVSGVTCADGPCFNGGLCVGGADPDSAYVCHCPPGFQGSNCEKRVDRCSLKPCRNGGLCLDLGHALRCRCRAGFAGPRCEHDLDDCAGRACANGGTCLEGGGARRCSCALGFGGRDCRERADPCAARPCAHGGRCYAHFSGLVCACAPGYMGARCEFPVHSDGADDGASVLPAALPGLKQADPQRFLLPPALGLLVAAGLAGAALLLVHVRRRGPGQDSGSRLLAGTPEPSVHALPDALNNRRTQEGSEDGTSQPADWNHPEDGDSRAIYVISAPSIYAREVITTPLPAPXHIGHAGRRQXLHFLXPSFTLSVK, from the exons ATGGTCAGCCCGCAGATTCCCCAGCTCTTGTCCCGGACAGTGATCCTGGCGCTTATTTTCCTTCCCCAG GCACGGCCGGCAGGCGTCTTCGAGCTGCAGATCCACTCTTTCGGGCCGGGACCAGGACCGGGGGCCCCACGGTCCCCCTGCACTGCGCAGGGCCCGTGCCGCCTCTTCTTTAGGGTCTGCCTGAAGCCAGGGGTCTCCGAGGAGGCCGCCGAGTCTCCGTGCGCCCTGGGCGCGGCGCTGACTGCGCGAGGACCGGTCTACACCCAACAGCGGCCTGAAGCGCCGGCGCCTGACCTGCCACTGCCCGACGGCTTCATGCGCGTGCCCTTCCGGGAAACCTGGCCG GGCACCTTCTCTCTCATCATCGAAACCTGGAGAGAGGAGTTAGAACAGATTGGAG ggccagcctggagcctgctggCACGTGTGGCCGGTCGGCGCCGCCTGGCGGCCGGGGGCCCGTGGGCCCGGGACGTGCAGCGCGCTGGAGCCTGGGAGCTGCGCTTCTCCTACCGCGCGCGCTGCGAGCCGCCCGCCGTCGGGGCCGCATGCGCGCGCCTCTGCAGCTCGCGCAGCGCCCCGTCGCGCTGCGGCTCGGGACTACGCCCCTGCACGCCGGTGGACGACGAGTGTGTGGCCACGC CAGCATGTCGCCAGGGCTGCAGTCCAGACCACGGCTTCTGTGAGCAGCCCAATGAATGTCGATGCCTGGAGGGCTGGACTGGGCCCCTCTGCACCATCCCGGTATCCAGCAGCTGCCTCACTCCCATGGGCCCGTCTCCTGCCACCCCTGGATGCCTTGTACCCAGGCCTGGGCCCTGTGACGGAAACCCGTGCGCCAACGGGGGCAGCTGTAGC GAGACCCCGGGATCCTTCGAATGCGCCTGTCCCCGAGGGTTCTACGGACTGCGGTGTGAGGTGAGCGGGGTGACATGTGCCGATGGACCCTGCTTCAATGGCGGCTTGTGTGTGGGAGGCGCAGACCCTGACTCTGCCTACGTCTGCCACTGCCCGCCCGGGTTCCAAGGCTCCAACTGTGAGAAGAGAGTGGATCGCTGCAGCCTAAAGCCGTGCCGGAACG GTGGGCTCTGCCTGGACCTAGGCCACGCCCTGCGCTGCCGCTGCCGCGCGGGCTTCGCGGGGCCGCGCTGTGAGCACGACCTGGATGACTGCGCCGGCCGCGCCTGCGCCAACGGCGGCACGTGCCTAGAGGGCGGCGGCGCGCGCCGCTGCTCCTGCGCTCTGGGCTTCGGCGGCCGCGACTGCCGCGAACGCGCCGACCCGTGCGCCGCGCGCCCTTGCGCCCACGGCGGCCGTTGCTACGCCCACTTCTCCGGCCTCGTCTGCGCCTGTGCCCCAGGTTACATGGGCGCGCGCTGCGAGTTCCCGGTTCACTCCGACGGGGCGGACGATGGCGCAAGTGTGTTGCCAGCGGCGCTGCCGGGCCTGAAACAGGCGGACCCGCAGCGCTTCCTTTTGCCTCCGGCTTTGGGACTGCTGGTGGCCGCAGGCTTGGCTGGCGCGGCGCTCTTGCTGGTCCACGTGCGGCGCCGAGGCCCCGGCCAGGATAGTGGGTCTCGCTTGCTggcggggaccccggagcctTCGGTGCACGCGCTCCCAGATGCACTCAACAACAGAAGAACGCAGGAGGGTTCGGAGGATGGGACGAG CCAGCCAGCGGATTGGAATCACCCTGAAGATGGAGACTCTCGTGCGATTTACGTCATATCGGCTCCTTCCATCTATGCCCGGGAGGTAATTACCACCCCTCTACCTGCTC GACACATTGGGCACGCTGGGCGGAGGC CCCTGCATTTCCTGTAGCCCTCTTTTactctatctgtaaaatga
- the TIMM50 gene encoding LOW QUALITY PROTEIN: mitochondrial import inner membrane translocase subunit TIM50 (The sequence of the model RefSeq protein was modified relative to this genomic sequence to represent the inferred CDS: deleted 1 base in 1 codon) — MAASAALFLRLRSELRLGARGLCARLATPPPRTPDQATEIGSRTGTKAQTQGPQQQRGTEGPSYAKKVALWLAGLLGAGGTVSVVYIFGNNSVDETGAKIPDEFDNDPILVQQLRRTYKYFKDYRQMIIEPTSPCLLPDPLREPYYQPPYTLVLELTGVLLHPEWSLATGWRFKKRPGIETLFQQLAPLYEIVIFTSETGMTAFPLIDSVDPHGFISYRLFRDATRYMDGHHVKDISCLNRDPARVVVVDCKKEAFRLQPYNGVALRPWDGNSDDRVLLDLSAFLKTIALNRVEDVRTVLEHYALEDDPLEAFKQRQSRLEQEEQQRLAELSKSSKQNLFFGSLTNRLWPRSKQP, encoded by the exons ATGGCGGCCTCGGCGGCGCTGTTCCTCCGCTTGCGGAGCGAGCTCCGGCTCGGCGCGCGGGGGCTGTGCGCGAGGCTGGCGACACCG CCCCCCCGGACCCCGGACCAG GCCACGGAAATTGGGAGCCGCACAGGCACCAAGGCCCAGACTCAGGGGCCACAGCAGCAGCGGGGCACAGAGGGTCCCAGCTACGCCAAAAAAGTCGCACTCTGGCTtgctgggctgctgggggccgGTGGGACTGTGAGCGTCGTCTATATCTTTG GAAACAACTCTGTGGATGAAACTGGTGCCAAG ATTCCCGATGAATTCGACAATG ATCCGATTCTCGTACAGCAGTTGCGTCGGACATACAAATATTTCAAAGACTATAGACAG ATGATCATCGAGCCCACcagtccctgcctcctcccagacCCTCTGCGGGAGCCGTACTACCAGCCGCCCTACACGCTGGTCTTGGAGCTCACGGGCGTCCTCTTGCACCCTGAGTGGTCG ctgGCCACTGGCTGGAGGTTTAAGAAGCGTCCAGGCATCGAAACCTTATTCCAGCAGCTTGCCCCTTTGTATGAAATCGTCATCTTTACATCCGAGACTGGCATG ACTGCGTTCCCACTCATCGACAGTGTGGACCCCCATGGCTTCATCTCCTACCGCCTCTTCCGGGATGCCACAAGATACATGGATGGCCACCATGTTAAG GACATTTCCTGTCTGAATCGGGACCCTGCCCGCGTAGTCGTCGTGGACTGCAAGAAAGAAGCTTTCCGCCTGCAGCCCTACAATGGcgtcgccctgcggccctgggACGGCAACTCCGATGACCGGGTCTTGTTGGACCTGTCTGCCTTCCTTAAGA CCATTGCGCTGAACCGTGTGGAGGATGTCAGGACCGTGCTGGAGCATTACGCCTTGGAGGATGACCCCCTGGAGGCTTTCAAACAGCGCCAGAGCCGGCTAGAGCAG gAAGAACAGCAGCGCCTGGCTGAGCTCTCCAAATCAAGCAAGCAGAACCTCTTCTTTGGCTCTCTTACCAACCGCTTATGGCCTCGCTCCAAACAGCCCTGA